One region of Synechococcus elongatus PCC 11801 genomic DNA includes:
- a CDS encoding ABC transporter ATP-binding protein, with translation MDPVLELEAVSKCFQRYAHPRDRLWELLFPRKSRVQTFQALEDVSLQVAPGRTVGLVGRNGAGKSTLLQIVAGTLTPSRGRVQVRGRVAALLELGSGFNPEFTGRQNVFFNGQLLGLTPQEIRDRFAEIVAFAEIGDFLDQPVKTYSSGMMVRLAFSVVAHLDPELLIVDEALAVGDARFQARCMKRIRELKEKGTTILFVSHDANAVRMLCDEAVLLECGRILEQGNPNWVLNHYNQLLGLEDRDDYRPLAKETQQAGLCYTLQAYHPNRHGNGRATITRAWLSGSGLQAGKVIQGGDLTLAFQLQIHQDLPDALIGLSIRNLYGVVIYGTNNLQLEKRPKALAAGSCPELSFHWRNQLNAGVYTISIAITSEDCEVYDWIDEALVFEVVNDRFCEGVIDLGAEVIWQSDTTPSRSFLTIDPTS, from the coding sequence ATGGATCCTGTGCTGGAATTGGAAGCCGTGAGTAAGTGCTTCCAACGCTATGCTCACCCTCGCGATCGCCTCTGGGAGCTGCTCTTTCCTCGCAAATCACGGGTGCAGACCTTTCAAGCCCTCGAGGATGTCAGTCTACAAGTGGCACCCGGTCGAACCGTCGGCCTTGTCGGACGTAACGGCGCTGGCAAAAGTACCCTACTGCAAATCGTGGCAGGCACCCTCACGCCCAGTCGTGGTCGTGTGCAAGTGCGAGGCCGAGTGGCCGCCCTCCTGGAGCTTGGTAGCGGCTTCAATCCAGAATTCACCGGTCGCCAGAATGTTTTCTTCAATGGGCAGCTCTTGGGTCTAACCCCCCAGGAAATTCGCGATCGCTTTGCTGAGATTGTGGCTTTCGCAGAAATTGGCGACTTTTTGGACCAGCCAGTCAAGACCTACTCCAGCGGCATGATGGTGCGGCTGGCTTTCTCGGTTGTGGCTCACCTCGACCCTGAGTTACTGATTGTCGATGAGGCTTTAGCAGTCGGCGATGCTCGTTTTCAGGCCCGCTGCATGAAGCGGATTCGTGAACTCAAGGAGAAAGGAACCACCATTCTTTTTGTCTCCCATGATGCCAATGCCGTGCGCATGCTCTGCGATGAAGCGGTTCTGCTGGAATGCGGACGGATTCTGGAGCAAGGCAACCCGAATTGGGTGCTCAATCATTACAACCAGTTGCTCGGTTTAGAAGATCGCGATGACTATCGCCCCCTCGCGAAAGAGACCCAGCAAGCAGGTCTCTGCTACACACTTCAGGCCTATCACCCCAACCGCCATGGCAATGGGCGTGCCACTATCACCCGCGCTTGGCTCAGCGGATCCGGATTGCAAGCTGGCAAGGTCATCCAAGGTGGCGACCTCACGCTGGCCTTCCAGCTGCAAATTCACCAAGATTTACCAGACGCACTCATTGGCTTGTCGATCCGCAATCTCTACGGGGTTGTGATCTATGGCACCAACAACCTGCAGCTGGAGAAACGCCCCAAGGCTTTGGCCGCAGGCAGTTGCCCTGAATTGAGCTTTCACTGGCGCAATCAACTGAATGCCGGGGTATACACAATCAGCATCGCCATCACCAGTGAGGATTGCGAAGTCTACGACTGGATTGATGAAGCCCTCGTTTTTGAAGTGGTCAACGATCGCTTCTGCGAGGGGGTGATCGACCTTGGCGCTGAAGTTATCTGGCAATCTGACACAACTCCCTCTCGCTCCTTCCTAACGATCGATCCAACCAGCTGA
- the crtH gene encoding carotenoid isomerase, translated as MTAAIAAPAYDAIVIGSGIGGLVTATQLAAKGAKVLVLERYLIPGGSAGSFERHGYRFDVGASMIFGFGDRGTTNLLTRALADVGQTIETVPDPVQIHYHLPNNLDLKVHRDYEAFLKELIAQFPEEAEGIRRFYDECWQVFNCLNAMPLLSLEEPKYLFNVFLQHPLACLGLVKYLPQNVGDIARRYIQNPELLKFIDMECYCWSVVPATMTPMINAGMVFSDRHYGGINYPKGGVGRIAEKLVEGLEAKGGAIRYKSRVTRILIENGRAIGVELADGEKLYAKRIVSNATRWNTFGELLPPQQEPAKEQRWQQRYRQSPSFLSLHLGVKADLLPAGTECHHILLENWEELEAEQGTIFVSIPTLLDPSLAPPDRHIIHTFTPSWLGEWDNLSPSEYRDRKAAAAAQLIQRLEAIFPGLSGAIDYQEVGTPRTHRRFLGRQNGTYGPIPRRKLAGLLGMPFNRTAIPGLYCVGDSTFPGQGLNAVAFSGYACGHRVAADLGLV; from the coding sequence ATGACTGCTGCGATCGCTGCCCCCGCCTACGATGCCATCGTGATTGGCTCGGGCATTGGCGGACTTGTGACGGCAACCCAGCTCGCAGCCAAAGGGGCAAAGGTTTTGGTGCTAGAGCGCTATTTGATTCCGGGCGGCAGTGCGGGGTCATTCGAGCGGCACGGCTATCGCTTTGATGTTGGCGCCTCGATGATTTTTGGTTTTGGCGATCGCGGCACGACGAATTTGCTGACTCGCGCCTTGGCAGATGTGGGGCAGACGATCGAGACCGTGCCCGATCCCGTCCAAATTCACTACCACCTACCCAACAATCTCGACCTCAAGGTCCATCGTGACTACGAGGCATTCCTGAAAGAACTGATCGCCCAGTTCCCTGAAGAGGCGGAGGGGATTCGCCGTTTTTACGACGAGTGCTGGCAGGTCTTCAACTGCTTGAATGCCATGCCGCTGCTCTCGCTGGAAGAACCAAAGTATCTGTTCAATGTCTTCCTGCAGCATCCACTGGCCTGCTTGGGCTTGGTCAAATATCTGCCCCAGAATGTCGGCGATATTGCGCGGCGCTACATTCAAAACCCAGAGCTGCTGAAGTTCATCGATATGGAGTGCTACTGCTGGTCGGTGGTGCCCGCGACGATGACGCCGATGATCAATGCCGGTATGGTCTTCAGCGATCGCCACTACGGCGGTATCAACTATCCCAAGGGTGGTGTCGGTCGCATTGCCGAAAAACTGGTGGAAGGTCTGGAAGCCAAGGGCGGCGCGATTCGCTACAAATCCCGTGTCACCCGCATTTTGATCGAGAACGGACGAGCGATCGGCGTGGAATTAGCGGATGGTGAAAAACTCTACGCCAAGCGGATTGTCTCCAATGCCACCCGTTGGAATACTTTCGGCGAACTGCTGCCGCCACAACAAGAGCCCGCTAAGGAACAGCGCTGGCAACAACGCTATCGGCAATCGCCCAGTTTCCTCAGTCTTCATCTCGGGGTGAAAGCTGATCTGCTGCCAGCCGGTACGGAATGCCACCACATCCTGCTGGAGAACTGGGAGGAATTAGAAGCAGAGCAAGGCACGATCTTTGTCTCGATCCCAACCCTGCTCGACCCATCCCTCGCACCGCCTGATCGCCATATCATCCATACCTTCACGCCCAGCTGGCTGGGTGAATGGGACAACCTCAGTCCTAGTGAATATCGCGATCGCAAGGCAGCAGCGGCCGCACAACTGATTCAGCGCTTGGAAGCGATCTTCCCCGGACTCAGTGGCGCGATCGACTATCAAGAAGTGGGTACGCCCCGCACCCATCGCCGCTTTTTGGGTCGGCAAAACGGCACCTACGGACCGATTCCGCGCCGTAAGTTGGCCGGTCTGCTGGGGATGCCCTTCAATCGCACTGCAATTCCCGGTCTTTACTGCGTTGGAGATAGCACCTTCCCAGGTCAAGGACTAAACGCTGTGGCTTTCTCGGGCTATGCCTGCGGCCACCGTGTCGCCGCTGACTTGGGTTTGGTCTAA
- the tsaD gene encoding tRNA (adenosine(37)-N6)-threonylcarbamoyltransferase complex transferase subunit TsaD — protein MTTVLAVETSCDETAVAIVKDRHILSSIVSSQIDLHRRYGGVVPEMAARQHLETVNPAIALALSEAGLDWSAIDGIAATVAPGLVGALLVGTMAAKTLALLHNKPFLGVHHLEGHIFAAYLQEPSLQPPFLSLLVSGGHTSLIRVDGCGQYRTLGQTRDDAAGEAFDKVARLLGLGYPGGPVIDRLAATGDPAAFRLPEGQISLPGGGYHPYDCSFSGLKTAMLRLCDRLRSESDELPIADLAASFQATVARSLTKRAIAAALDEGLTTIAIGGGVAANRGLREQLGKVATDHGITTLFPPLSLCTDNAAMIACAAAAHLAAGDRSDLSLTVRSRLPLESVAELYQASA, from the coding sequence ATGACAACCGTTTTAGCAGTTGAAACAAGTTGTGATGAAACAGCGGTGGCGATCGTAAAGGATCGTCATATTCTCAGCAGCATTGTTAGTTCGCAGATTGATCTGCACCGTCGTTACGGTGGCGTTGTACCCGAAATGGCAGCGCGCCAACATCTGGAAACTGTCAATCCGGCGATCGCTCTTGCCCTCTCCGAAGCAGGCCTTGATTGGTCCGCGATCGATGGCATTGCGGCGACGGTTGCACCCGGTTTGGTCGGAGCTTTACTCGTTGGCACGATGGCCGCCAAGACGCTGGCGCTGTTGCACAACAAACCGTTTTTAGGCGTTCATCACCTCGAAGGCCATATTTTTGCGGCCTATCTGCAGGAGCCATCGCTGCAGCCGCCCTTCCTGTCACTGCTGGTTTCGGGTGGCCACACCAGCCTGATTCGGGTTGATGGCTGCGGCCAGTACCGCACCCTCGGTCAGACTCGAGATGATGCCGCGGGTGAAGCCTTTGACAAGGTGGCACGGTTGCTGGGCTTGGGCTATCCGGGTGGGCCAGTGATCGATCGCCTGGCAGCGACGGGCGACCCAGCCGCGTTTCGTTTGCCAGAAGGGCAGATCTCGCTGCCGGGCGGGGGCTACCATCCCTATGACTGCAGCTTTAGTGGCCTCAAAACCGCAATGTTGCGACTCTGCGATCGCCTGCGATCGGAGTCTGATGAGTTACCGATCGCGGACTTAGCTGCCAGCTTCCAAGCTACGGTGGCCCGAAGCTTGACCAAGCGCGCGATCGCGGCAGCTTTGGATGAAGGATTAACCACGATCGCGATCGGTGGCGGGGTCGCAGCCAATCGCGGTCTGCGGGAACAACTCGGCAAAGTGGCAACTGACCACGGCATTACAACGCTTTTTCCGCCGCTGTCTCTGTGCACTGATAACGCTGCCATGATCGCCTGTGCCGCAGCGGCTCACCTTGCGGCTGGCGATCGCTCGGATCTGAGCCTGACAGTGCGATCGCGCTTGCCTTTGGAATCTGTCGCCGAGTTGTACCAAGCGTCGGCCTAG
- a CDS encoding LysR family transcriptional regulator, whose amino-acid sequence MRLEQLQAALRVAETGSFQEAAQKVGCNQSTISRQVKGLEDELGIALFRRQGRMKLTAAGERLLPRLRRICQEWQTACAEIDELLSGRQTELCMAIADSIGGCYLPAVLNRFQQQWPSIRLRVSTLGSDRALKVLRDGLIDLAIVMDSPSMTTGSGLVVDLLLEEEVQVLLAADHPLAAQKAIAWEQLSQVPQVVFKDGYGMQRLVEQRFRDLGLELNSCLELNSLDSFRGVVREGYWLALLPQAALVDARHDPRLVIRPTTEPRLSRRIKLVIPEDHLSLPPVRHFRQLCREAMTAELADLKAVSQLF is encoded by the coding sequence ATGCGCCTAGAACAGCTACAAGCCGCGCTGCGAGTTGCCGAAACCGGCAGTTTTCAAGAAGCAGCCCAAAAGGTTGGCTGCAACCAATCGACAATCAGTCGCCAAGTCAAGGGGCTTGAGGATGAACTGGGAATTGCCCTATTCCGGCGGCAAGGACGGATGAAGTTGACGGCAGCTGGTGAGCGGCTGCTGCCGCGTCTACGCCGCATTTGTCAGGAGTGGCAAACCGCTTGCGCCGAAATTGATGAGCTGTTGAGCGGCCGCCAAACTGAATTGTGCATGGCGATCGCCGACTCCATTGGCGGCTGCTATTTGCCAGCTGTCCTCAATCGGTTTCAACAGCAGTGGCCCTCCATCCGTCTGCGGGTCAGCACTCTCGGCAGCGATCGCGCCCTCAAGGTGTTGCGCGACGGCCTGATTGATCTGGCAATCGTCATGGACTCCCCCAGCATGACCACGGGTTCAGGACTGGTGGTCGATCTGCTGCTAGAAGAAGAGGTGCAGGTGCTGCTGGCAGCAGATCATCCCCTCGCCGCCCAAAAAGCGATCGCTTGGGAGCAGCTCAGCCAAGTTCCCCAAGTCGTGTTCAAAGATGGCTATGGCATGCAGCGCTTGGTAGAGCAACGTTTTCGAGACTTGGGGCTAGAGCTCAATAGCTGTCTGGAACTTAACTCGCTCGACAGCTTTCGTGGCGTTGTGCGAGAAGGCTACTGGCTGGCGCTATTACCGCAAGCTGCCTTGGTCGATGCCCGCCATGATCCACGGTTAGTGATTCGCCCCACGACAGAGCCCCGTCTGAGTCGGCGGATCAAGCTCGTGATTCCAGAAGATCATCTGAGTCTGCCCCCCGTTCGCCATTTTCGGCAGCTCTGCCGCGAAGCCATGACTGCTGAGTTAGCCGATCTCAAAGCAGTGAGTCAGTTGTTCTAA
- a CDS encoding Crp/Fnr family transcriptional regulator, which yields MSPVTHQPVVGLSLPRSLLLPGIESEVGDRVDATLPVESSEWIDTLAQPINDRAYRVFGSGQDWISCAESAPKCHSAIAAVGMADSSTLQQHPLFADLSAEQLTRLTQTSRSRHYPAGQAVLLEHDWSDGYYLITAGVAKVAIASSGGAEVIVGLLGAGELFGELRALGFESRTADVTALTPLQVIHLQSMPLAQALQVEPQLGLRLAQGLARRLLETNRRFVYRSEDATARIVEALDCLAQKAALPQLTSAWQPVPAINVSILGSLAGMARETASRELSALEKRGLLDRMSDPWQLSVQTLIRYGLRAAVNP from the coding sequence GTGTCGCCTGTCACTCACCAACCAGTTGTGGGCTTGAGTTTACCGCGATCGCTTCTCCTTCCTGGGATAGAGAGTGAAGTGGGCGATCGCGTGGATGCTACTTTGCCGGTTGAGAGCAGCGAGTGGATTGACACTTTGGCTCAGCCCATCAACGATCGTGCATACCGTGTCTTTGGCTCAGGCCAAGACTGGATTTCCTGTGCTGAGTCGGCTCCAAAGTGTCACTCAGCGATCGCAGCAGTTGGCATGGCAGACTCCTCGACCCTTCAGCAACACCCGCTCTTTGCGGATCTCTCAGCAGAACAACTAACTCGGTTGACCCAAACCAGCCGATCGCGCCACTATCCTGCGGGGCAGGCCGTGCTGTTAGAGCATGACTGGAGCGATGGCTATTACCTCATTACGGCCGGTGTGGCCAAGGTGGCGATCGCTAGTTCAGGCGGTGCTGAAGTGATTGTTGGGTTGCTCGGGGCTGGAGAACTTTTCGGGGAACTGCGGGCTCTGGGGTTTGAGAGTCGGACGGCGGATGTCACCGCCCTCACCCCGCTGCAGGTGATCCATCTCCAATCGATGCCCCTCGCACAAGCCTTACAGGTGGAGCCGCAATTGGGCCTGCGCTTGGCCCAAGGGCTGGCGCGGCGTCTCTTGGAAACTAACCGTCGCTTCGTCTATCGCAGCGAAGACGCGACCGCCCGCATCGTTGAGGCGCTTGACTGCCTAGCTCAAAAAGCCGCGCTGCCGCAGCTGACCTCGGCGTGGCAACCTGTCCCGGCGATTAATGTCAGCATTCTGGGCAGTTTGGCAGGCATGGCTCGGGAAACCGCCTCTCGCGAGTTGAGTGCACTCGAAAAGCGCGGCCTCCTCGATCGCATGTCCGATCCTTGGCAACTCTCGGTGCAAACCTTGATTCGCTATGGCCTACGCGCTGCGGTCAACCCCTAG
- a CDS encoding metallophosphoesterase family protein, with product MARFLHLADVHLGFDRYNNPKRTTDFFDALEDALKRHAIASKVDFVVIAGDLFEHKVVQPAILSQAMLALEMLQEANIPAIAIEGNHDHRPYGSRSSWLRYLADWYGLILLEPEASVAEGENRYQPWDPEEYTGSYIDLDCGVRVLGSCWYGSAAPQMIRLLAEDIRALPPGPEHTVMLFHHGVEGQIARYSGALRYEDLLPLREAGVNYLALGHIHKYYELENWVFNPGSVEANSIAEGQDQTPRGVLSVELKPGNPQPLATLQRDYLQRPVLRLRLETRVDWSPADLEAAAIATVEQAIAAGQTQAAIVELRISGPVAFPRSDLDTRSLQQQLHQQSEALIFNLRYDVTGQEFASPILPSEQVTPEVIEASVFADQLAEHQAYRDRCDQLTPVLQDLKDRLLRGEEPANLYHFLETAIASTTAPVEITTAEKSATSDCQPSR from the coding sequence ATGGCGCGCTTTCTGCATCTTGCGGATGTTCACTTAGGCTTCGATCGCTACAACAACCCCAAGCGCACCACAGACTTTTTTGATGCCTTGGAGGATGCTTTAAAGCGCCATGCGATCGCTTCAAAGGTGGATTTTGTAGTGATTGCAGGCGACCTATTCGAACATAAGGTCGTACAGCCAGCCATTCTCAGTCAGGCCATGCTGGCGCTGGAAATGCTGCAAGAAGCAAACATCCCAGCGATTGCGATCGAGGGTAACCATGATCACCGGCCCTACGGCAGTCGCAGTAGTTGGCTGCGTTATCTCGCTGATTGGTACGGACTGATCCTGCTAGAGCCTGAAGCCAGTGTGGCTGAGGGAGAAAACCGTTATCAACCGTGGGATCCGGAAGAATACACAGGCAGCTATATTGACCTCGACTGTGGCGTGCGCGTCCTCGGTTCTTGCTGGTATGGCTCGGCCGCTCCGCAAATGATTCGCTTATTGGCTGAAGATATTCGCGCCTTACCACCCGGGCCTGAACATACGGTGATGCTGTTTCACCACGGCGTGGAAGGGCAGATCGCTCGCTATAGCGGCGCCTTGCGCTACGAGGATCTGTTGCCGCTGCGCGAGGCAGGCGTCAACTATCTGGCGCTCGGTCACATTCATAAGTATTACGAGCTTGAAAATTGGGTGTTTAATCCTGGCTCGGTGGAAGCGAATAGTATCGCTGAGGGCCAAGATCAAACTCCACGAGGCGTTCTGTCAGTGGAATTGAAGCCAGGAAACCCGCAGCCGCTGGCCACTTTGCAACGAGACTATCTGCAACGGCCTGTCTTGCGCCTCCGCCTTGAAACTCGTGTGGATTGGTCACCCGCAGACCTTGAAGCAGCCGCGATCGCAACGGTTGAGCAGGCGATCGCAGCCGGACAAACCCAAGCGGCGATTGTCGAACTGCGCATTAGTGGCCCAGTCGCTTTTCCGCGCTCGGATCTCGATACGCGATCGCTGCAGCAACAGCTTCATCAGCAGAGCGAAGCGCTAATTTTCAACCTGCGCTACGACGTCACTGGTCAGGAATTTGCCTCACCCATCCTGCCGAGTGAACAGGTGACCCCCGAGGTGATTGAGGCAAGCGTCTTTGCGGATCAATTGGCAGAGCATCAGGCCTATCGCGATCGCTGCGATCAACTCACGCCCGTCTTGCAAGACCTTAAAGACCGTTTGCTAAGGGGCGAAGAGCCAGCCAATCTCTATCACTTTCTAGAAACCGCGATCGCCTCAACGACTGCTCCAGTTGAAATAACTACGGCAGAGAAGTCAGCAACGAGCGATTGCCAGCCCAGTCGTTAA
- a CDS encoding HEAT repeat domain-containing protein, with protein sequence MIDATFAESAGWPVGDFEHCWRQVQQLAKSLDIRVLEDGLDRCQSNPDDWQTQWLVAYLCRLWQHDRIPAVLRTLQGLCRDGLVKTEIYRAWLAQGAIATDSIQAALEDPEERPWLLPALASHPDPAIQQLLQNFSSDPDPQWRSLAATALGSASHSHSRPRLEQLCQDPEPLVRRAALESVRFSDQFTEAERLAVLRAGAWDPDPEVVRVAVWSIAAIANSDAWNSLAMIATQSSRGRAAALAALADAGTTETLTALARLSTTAWTVPDWQACLRSLGQHPHKQAATLLLLRWLPQCPCPMDGLYSLKQLDDRTALSQLRSLLNLPTSRALQTGVRSLIQEWEQSPCA encoded by the coding sequence ATGATTGATGCAACATTTGCAGAAAGCGCTGGCTGGCCCGTCGGTGATTTCGAGCACTGCTGGCGACAGGTGCAGCAACTCGCCAAAAGCCTTGATATTCGGGTCTTAGAAGACGGTCTCGACCGTTGCCAAAGCAATCCTGATGATTGGCAAACGCAATGGCTGGTGGCCTATCTCTGTCGTTTGTGGCAACACGATCGCATTCCAGCCGTTCTGCGCACCCTGCAAGGGTTGTGTCGTGATGGCTTAGTCAAAACAGAAATCTATAGGGCTTGGTTAGCGCAAGGAGCGATCGCCACCGACTCTATCCAAGCGGCCTTAGAGGATCCTGAAGAGCGACCTTGGCTGCTGCCAGCGCTAGCCAGTCACCCTGATCCGGCGATCCAACAGCTGCTTCAGAATTTTAGTAGCGATCCCGATCCGCAATGGCGATCGCTGGCGGCGACGGCGCTGGGATCAGCTAGCCACTCCCATAGTCGCCCCAGACTCGAACAGCTGTGCCAAGATCCTGAGCCGCTCGTTCGTCGTGCAGCCCTTGAGTCAGTGCGCTTCTCGGATCAATTCACAGAGGCTGAACGGTTGGCTGTTTTGAGGGCAGGGGCTTGGGATCCTGATCCAGAGGTCGTGCGAGTAGCCGTTTGGAGTATTGCTGCGATCGCCAACTCCGACGCTTGGAATAGTTTGGCGATGATCGCCACCCAGTCGAGTCGGGGCCGTGCCGCTGCCCTCGCTGCGCTCGCGGATGCTGGCACGACTGAAACTCTGACGGCGCTGGCCCGCCTCTCAACGACTGCCTGGACTGTCCCAGACTGGCAAGCCTGCCTGCGATCGCTGGGGCAGCACCCCCACAAACAGGCAGCGACCTTGTTGTTACTGCGCTGGTTGCCGCAGTGTCCCTGTCCGATGGATGGTCTCTACAGTCTCAAGCAGCTGGATGACCGTACTGCCCTCTCGCAACTGCGATCGCTCCTCAATCTCCCGACCTCTCGAGCCCTGCAGACCGGCGTGCGATCGCTGATTCAGGAGTGGGAGCAGTCGCCATGCGCCTAG
- a CDS encoding Photosystem I reaction center subunit III, which produces MRRLFAVVLAACLWLGFAPQASADVAGLTPCSESPRFIQRAEAAATPQAKARFENYSQALCGADGLPHLIVDGRLDHAGDFIIPSLLFLYIAGWIGWVGRSYLQAIKSDKDAAGKEIVIDVPLAVKFSLTGFAWPLAALQEFSSGKLLAKADEITVSPR; this is translated from the coding sequence ATGCGTCGACTGTTTGCTGTCGTGCTCGCCGCCTGTCTGTGGCTGGGCTTTGCTCCCCAGGCTTCGGCTGATGTTGCCGGCCTGACGCCCTGTAGCGAGTCCCCCCGTTTCATCCAACGGGCTGAAGCCGCTGCAACTCCCCAGGCGAAAGCCCGCTTCGAAAACTATTCGCAAGCCCTTTGCGGTGCGGATGGTCTGCCCCACCTGATTGTGGATGGCCGTCTGGATCATGCTGGTGATTTCATCATCCCCAGTTTGCTGTTCCTCTACATTGCTGGCTGGATCGGCTGGGTGGGTCGTTCCTACCTGCAAGCGATTAAGTCTGACAAAGATGCTGCGGGCAAGGAAATCGTGATCGATGTGCCCTTGGCTGTGAAGTTTTCCTTGACTGGTTTTGCTTGGCCCTTGGCAGCGCTCCAAGAGTTCAGCAGCGGTAAGCTACTCGCGAAAGCAGACGAAATCACCGTCTCGCCCCGCTAA
- the psaJ gene encoding photosystem I reaction center subunit IX translates to MDGLKRYLSSAPILATIWFAITAGILIEFNRFFPDLLFHPL, encoded by the coding sequence ATGGATGGACTGAAACGCTATCTCTCTTCTGCCCCGATTCTCGCAACCATTTGGTTTGCGATTACCGCCGGTATCTTGATCGAATTCAACCGCTTCTTCCCTGATTTGCTCTTCCATCCTCTCTAG